The Nitrospirota bacterium genome segment CTCCAATCAGGTCATCAATACCGACATGAACCTGATGTGTGTGCTGCAGTATGCCGTCGAGGTCCTCAAGGTCAAGCACATCATCGTATGCGGTCATTACGGGTGCGGCGGCATCGCGGCCGTCAAGAAGAACGCCACCTACGGGATGCTGGAGCACTGGCTCGAGAACGTGCGGGTGGCCGTAAGGAAGCACAAGCGGATCACGCTGAATGAGATGTGCGAGCTGAACGTAAAGCGGCAGGTGGAAAACCTGTCGCACAATACGATCGTGCAAAAGGCGTGGGACCGGGGCAGAAAGCTGTATATCCACGGATGGATATACTCGATCTCGGACGGGCTGATCAAGGACCTGAAGGTGACCCAGATGGGGACTCCCGCGAGGGGGCGTCTCAGAAGCAAAGCGTAGAGGAGAGGACAAACATGAACGACCCTGTATTTGTCAGACCCGGAATGTCCCCGAAAGAGCTCGTCAAGGCGGTCCGCTCGCTGAAAGGCGTGTGTTTCACCTCGGTAGGGATGCGGGACGCGGGCCAGTCGGATTTTAAGAACCGCCACCGGATCTACGACCTGCAAACGCTCGCCCCCCATTATGAAAAGATGGGGCTGTTCAGCGCGGAATGCCATGGCGGCGCGCGATGGCACGTGGGCATTATGAACCGGCGGGAAAGCCCGTTCGAAGAGACCGCGCTGCTCCGGGAACTCATGCCGAACGTGCTGCTCCAGACCCTGATCCGCGAGACCAACCTGTGGGGCTACCGCCCGTATCCGAAGAACGTGATCGAGTACGCCGTAGGGCAGGTGGACATCGATGTCTGGCGGTGCTTCTCCTTCCTGAACGATGTGCGGAACATGCGCACGGTCGCCGACGTCGTGATGAAGCGGGGACGGCTCTTCGAACCGACCATCTCCTTCACCACCGCGGATTGGGCCACGAACGAATACTATCTCAAGGTGATCAGGGACATGGTCGACCTCTGCTCGGGTGTGGACGAGATCATCCTGTGTGTCAAGGACATGGCGGGCGTCGGCGATGTCTCCCGGATCGGCAACCTGATCAGCGCCATAAAACAGAAATACCCAACGCTGGTGATCAACTATCACCGGCATATCACCGACGGGCTTGCCATCCCCGCCCTGTTGTCAGCCGCCAGGGCAGGGGCGCAGATCTTCGATGTGGAAGAGGACTCGCTCGTCCGGTTCTACGGCCACTCGCCCATCCTGGGCGTGCAGGCGATCTTTGAGGAATCAGGGATCCCGGTGCATCTGAACCGGCCCGAGGCGGAGGAGGCGGTCCAGAAGGTGCGCGAATGGATCGGACACTACGAGTGGGCCGAATCGCCCTTTAAAGGGCTCGACCACACGGTCACGCGCCATAAGATGCCGGGCGGCGCCTTTCCCAGTTCCTTTGAGCAGGCGCAGAAGGCCGATTTCCTTCATCTGATGCCCGCGGTCCTGAAGCTCATGTCCCTGTACAACCGGATCGTGAAATATTTCGATGTGACTCCCGGCTCCCAGATCACCTGGGTCACCTGCAGCGGGATCATCAACCGCTATGCCAAGGAGCGCGGCGACGCGGGGGTCAAGCACATCCTTGCGCTCATGATAAAATTCGTCGAGGAAAAAGCGCAGCAGTTGGGCGCGATGTCGAAAGACGAGCAGGAAGAACTGCTGACGCTCTTCAGGACCGCGCCCGGAGACTTCAAGAACCTGCTGCTCGGCAATTACGGAAAACTTCCCGTCGGCTGGCCGGCTGACTGGGTGTACCAGAGCGCGTTTGGAGAAGAGGGGGCCGCGAAGATCAAAGAACGGAAAGAGACCTCGCCGCTCGAATCAATGGCCCAGGACGACCTCGACAAACTGCGCAAGGAACTTTCGGACAACCTCGGCCGAGCGGCAACGGATGAAGAATTTGTGTTGTATCTCATGCACCCGAAAGACGCGCTGGAGTATATCAGTTTCCGTAATCTGTACGGCAATGCGCCGCTGGCACTGCCCACCAATGTCTGGCGCGAAGGCCTCAAGAAACCCGGGGAACGTGTGGATTTCGATCTTTGGGGCAAGCCCTATTCCGTCGAACTCGTGTCGATCGGCGCGGAGCACGAAGGCTTTGTGCACGTCGTGATGAGGGTGAACAACAAGACGCGAGTGTATACGGTCGCGACCCCGCGCGCCAGGAAGGTCGAGACCCGGATGGCCAAGGGCCCGAATGATGTGGGCGCCCCGATCAACGGCAACCTCTGGAGGATCGGCAATCCCGATCGCGGGCCCATCAAGGTCGGCGACATCGTCCACAAGGGAGAAGAGATCGCGAACCTCGAGGCCATGAAGATGGAGAACGCGATCCTCGCGCCCAGCAACGGCCAGATCGCCGAACTCTGCTTCAAGCTCAACGAGACGGTGCAGGAAGGTCAGCTGCTGTTTGTGATCGAGAAGCAATAAGTCCTGAATCGCGGCATGCGAGCGCGGCCAGGCACAGCTCCGGGGGCGGTTTGGCGCCGGAGTATGAATTGGCGGGTCCGCTGAACCATGCGATTATCCGGTGTCACTTAATACAGGGACCATACGGCGAATTTCCCTGAATATTCGGTGTTGACACGTGTCCATATTACGGATATCATATGCTTACTGTAAAGGGGAGTAGCTGAATCGTGGATATCGTCAGCACGGCTCGATAAGAGTCCGGTACCACGGGTTAGATAACACTAACAAGCAAGACCTTTATCGCGCAATATATTTTGCGGCGGTAAAGGTCTTTTTTTTGGAAGAGGCCTCTGACACTCAAGGATATTCACCCGCTCCATTCTTTTGCTATAGTTTAATTTGTTCTCAGCAACCCCGCCGTAGGCGGGGCACTCTATCACCCGGAGGAATAACAATGGATCCGCAAAAAGTCCCGAAAATGGCGACAATCGGCCTACTGGCGATTCTCGGCCTTATGCTTGTCATGTCCTCGTACTTTGTGGTCGACGCGGGCGAACGCGGGGTCATACTCAGGTTCGGCGCGGTGAACCGCGTGGTGGCCGAAGGGCTTCATTTCAAGGTCCCCTTCATGGAGGACATCATTCGCATGACCGTGCGCGTTCAGAAGACCACCACCAAGACCGAAGCCGCCAGCCAGGACATGCAGGTAGTCCAGACCACCATGGTCCTGAACTACAGCCTCCAGCCGGACAAGGTCGGCGAGACGTACAGGACCATCGGCCTGAACCAGGACGTGTCGGAGAAGATCATCAATCCCGGCATTGAAGAGAGCTTTAAGGCCGCCGCGGCCCGGTACACCGCCGAGGAACTGATCTCGAAACGCGAGGCGCTCAAAACCCAGGTGCGCGATTATCTCCGCGACCGTTTGGCGCCTTTCGGCATCATGGTGATAGAGCTCTCGATCACGGATTTCCAGTTCTCGACCGAGTTCAATAAAGCCATTGAATCGAAGCAAAGCGCCGAGCAGCACGCGCTCAGGGCGAAGCGGGACCTGGACCGGATCAGGGTGGAAGCGCAGCAGAAGATCGCCACAGCCCAGGCCGATGCAGAGGCGCTCCGTCTCCAGCGCCAGGTGATCTCTCCGGACCTCATCAAGCTGCGACAGATCGATGCCCAGATAAAGGCCATCGAGAAGTGGGACGGCAAGCTGCCAAACGTGACCGGCGGCGCTGTTCCGTTCATCCAGATTGAAGACACTAATAAGTAAGGTGCGTTGAAGCGTGAGCGGGCACCTACGCTAATGAGGGCGCCTGAATTTGAAGCGAAGGATCCGGCAAAGGATATGACCGCGTGGATGCTCAGAGCCGTCGTGCAGGCAAAAAAGCTGCTAATCGTGGTGGTCGGCTTCAC includes the following:
- a CDS encoding carbonic anhydrase; the encoded protein is MKEIIRLLNNNREWARRVELENPGFFSKLKRQQRPKYLWIGCSDSRVPANQITGLLPGDIFVHRNISNQVINTDMNLMCVLQYAVEVLKVKHIIVCGHYGCGGIAAVKKNATYGMLEHWLENVRVAVRKHKRITLNEMCELNVKRQVENLSHNTIVQKAWDRGRKLYIHGWIYSISDGLIKDLKVTQMGTPARGRLRSKA
- a CDS encoding biotin attachment protein, with the protein product MNDPVFVRPGMSPKELVKAVRSLKGVCFTSVGMRDAGQSDFKNRHRIYDLQTLAPHYEKMGLFSAECHGGARWHVGIMNRRESPFEETALLRELMPNVLLQTLIRETNLWGYRPYPKNVIEYAVGQVDIDVWRCFSFLNDVRNMRTVADVVMKRGRLFEPTISFTTADWATNEYYLKVIRDMVDLCSGVDEIILCVKDMAGVGDVSRIGNLISAIKQKYPTLVINYHRHITDGLAIPALLSAARAGAQIFDVEEDSLVRFYGHSPILGVQAIFEESGIPVHLNRPEAEEAVQKVREWIGHYEWAESPFKGLDHTVTRHKMPGGAFPSSFEQAQKADFLHLMPAVLKLMSLYNRIVKYFDVTPGSQITWVTCSGIINRYAKERGDAGVKHILALMIKFVEEKAQQLGAMSKDEQEELLTLFRTAPGDFKNLLLGNYGKLPVGWPADWVYQSAFGEEGAAKIKERKETSPLESMAQDDLDKLRKELSDNLGRAATDEEFVLYLMHPKDALEYISFRNLYGNAPLALPTNVWREGLKKPGERVDFDLWGKPYSVELVSIGAEHEGFVHVVMRVNNKTRVYTVATPRARKVETRMAKGPNDVGAPINGNLWRIGNPDRGPIKVGDIVHKGEEIANLEAMKMENAILAPSNGQIAELCFKLNETVQEGQLLFVIEKQ
- a CDS encoding prohibitin family protein, with product MDPQKVPKMATIGLLAILGLMLVMSSYFVVDAGERGVILRFGAVNRVVAEGLHFKVPFMEDIIRMTVRVQKTTTKTEAASQDMQVVQTTMVLNYSLQPDKVGETYRTIGLNQDVSEKIINPGIEESFKAAAARYTAEELISKREALKTQVRDYLRDRLAPFGIMVIELSITDFQFSTEFNKAIESKQSAEQHALRAKRDLDRIRVEAQQKIATAQADAEALRLQRQVISPDLIKLRQIDAQIKAIEKWDGKLPNVTGGAVPFIQIEDTNK